The following proteins are encoded in a genomic region of Coffea eugenioides isolate CCC68of chromosome 6, Ceug_1.0, whole genome shotgun sequence:
- the LOC113775847 gene encoding uncharacterized protein LOC113775847 isoform X5, with protein MATATMAIFTLTSPSLKLLKRSDIYHHASLTKFGNTTTINRCHRCFDGSRESITPSFSKQYLQHLAKSVSAVRSVTISGLEASIADPEENAVHVKNAKIVVESRDDAKLQVRVDLGGEETRLVFEKVLTNLARAAPPVPGFRRQKGGKTSKVPKDFLLQMLGEERVTNFVIQEIVSSTLADYTKKENLTVKGNKINTIQTAEELRSSFVPGKEFGFSATLELEILTAETSSQ; from the exons ATGGCCACAGCGACGATGGCGATTTTCACGTTGACGTCACCTTCGCTGAAGCTTCTCAAGCGCTCTGAC ATATACCATCATGCATCGTTAACCAAGTTTGGCAACACAACAACCATTAATAGATGCCACAG GTGTTTTGATGGTTCTAGGGAATCAATTACCCCTAGCTTCTCTAAGCAATATCTGCAACATTTAGCCAAATCAGTATCTGCTGTTCGTTCAG TTACTATATCAGGTTTGGAGGCATCGATAGCAGATCCAGAGGAAAATGCAGTACATGTTAAAAATGCGAAGATTGTTGTTGAGTCTCGAGATGATGCTAAGCTACAA GTAAGAGTCGATTTGGGAGGAGAGGAAACCAGATTAGTGTTTGAGAAGGTTTTAACTAATTTAGCCCGTGCAGCTCCACCTGTTCCTGGATTTCGCAGACAGAAGGGAG GGAAAACATCAAAG GTCCCAAAagattttctacttcaaatgcTTGGTGAAGAACGTGTTACCAACTTTGTCATACAGGAAATTGTTAGCTCAACCTTGGCTGACTACACAAAGAAG GAAAATCTAACAGTGAAGGGCAACAAGATTAACACTATACAGACAGCTGAAGAACTCAGATCATCGTTTGTTCCTGGAAAAGAATTTGGATTTAGTGCTACACTAGAGCTTGAAATATTGACAGCCGAAACATCTAGCCAATAG
- the LOC113775847 gene encoding uncharacterized protein LOC113775847 isoform X3, which translates to MATATMAIFTLTSPSLKLLKRSDFVEFQSLHPCVQIYHHASLTKFGNTTTINRCHRESITPSFSKQYLQHLAKSVSAVRSVTISGLEASIADPEENAVHVKNAKIVVESRDDAKLQVRVDLGGEETRLVFEKVLTNLARAAPPVPGFRRQKGGKTSKVPKDFLLQMLGEERVTNFVIQEIVSSTLADYTKKENLTVKGNKINTIQTAEELRSSFVPGKEFGFSATLELEILTAETSSQ; encoded by the exons ATGGCCACAGCGACGATGGCGATTTTCACGTTGACGTCACCTTCGCTGAAGCTTCTCAAGCGCTCTGAC TTTGTAGAATTTCAGAGTCTCCATCCTTGTGTACAGATATACCATCATGCATCGTTAACCAAGTTTGGCAACACAACAACCATTAATAGATGCCACAG GGAATCAATTACCCCTAGCTTCTCTAAGCAATATCTGCAACATTTAGCCAAATCAGTATCTGCTGTTCGTTCAG TTACTATATCAGGTTTGGAGGCATCGATAGCAGATCCAGAGGAAAATGCAGTACATGTTAAAAATGCGAAGATTGTTGTTGAGTCTCGAGATGATGCTAAGCTACAA GTAAGAGTCGATTTGGGAGGAGAGGAAACCAGATTAGTGTTTGAGAAGGTTTTAACTAATTTAGCCCGTGCAGCTCCACCTGTTCCTGGATTTCGCAGACAGAAGGGAG GGAAAACATCAAAG GTCCCAAAagattttctacttcaaatgcTTGGTGAAGAACGTGTTACCAACTTTGTCATACAGGAAATTGTTAGCTCAACCTTGGCTGACTACACAAAGAAG GAAAATCTAACAGTGAAGGGCAACAAGATTAACACTATACAGACAGCTGAAGAACTCAGATCATCGTTTGTTCCTGGAAAAGAATTTGGATTTAGTGCTACACTAGAGCTTGAAATATTGACAGCCGAAACATCTAGCCAATAG
- the LOC113775847 gene encoding uncharacterized protein LOC113775847 isoform X2 — MATATMAIFTLTSPSLKLLKRSDFVEFQSLHPCVQIYHHASLTKFGNTTTINRCHRCFDGSRESITPSFSKQYLQHLAKSVSAVRSGLEASIADPEENAVHVKNAKIVVESRDDAKLQVRVDLGGEETRLVFEKVLTNLARAAPPVPGFRRQKGGKTSKVPKDFLLQMLGEERVTNFVIQEIVSSTLADYTKKENLTVKGNKINTIQTAEELRSSFVPGKEFGFSATLELEILTAETSSQ, encoded by the exons ATGGCCACAGCGACGATGGCGATTTTCACGTTGACGTCACCTTCGCTGAAGCTTCTCAAGCGCTCTGAC TTTGTAGAATTTCAGAGTCTCCATCCTTGTGTACAGATATACCATCATGCATCGTTAACCAAGTTTGGCAACACAACAACCATTAATAGATGCCACAG GTGTTTTGATGGTTCTAGGGAATCAATTACCCCTAGCTTCTCTAAGCAATATCTGCAACATTTAGCCAAATCAGTATCTGCTGTTCGTTCAG GTTTGGAGGCATCGATAGCAGATCCAGAGGAAAATGCAGTACATGTTAAAAATGCGAAGATTGTTGTTGAGTCTCGAGATGATGCTAAGCTACAA GTAAGAGTCGATTTGGGAGGAGAGGAAACCAGATTAGTGTTTGAGAAGGTTTTAACTAATTTAGCCCGTGCAGCTCCACCTGTTCCTGGATTTCGCAGACAGAAGGGAG GGAAAACATCAAAG GTCCCAAAagattttctacttcaaatgcTTGGTGAAGAACGTGTTACCAACTTTGTCATACAGGAAATTGTTAGCTCAACCTTGGCTGACTACACAAAGAAG GAAAATCTAACAGTGAAGGGCAACAAGATTAACACTATACAGACAGCTGAAGAACTCAGATCATCGTTTGTTCCTGGAAAAGAATTTGGATTTAGTGCTACACTAGAGCTTGAAATATTGACAGCCGAAACATCTAGCCAATAG
- the LOC113775847 gene encoding uncharacterized protein LOC113775847 isoform X6, with product MATATMAIFTLTSPSLKLLKRSDFVEFQSLHPCVQIYHHASLTKFGNTTTINRCHRCFDGSRESITPSFSKQYLQHLAKSVSAVRSVTISGLEASIADPEENAVHVKNAKIVVESRDDAKLQVRVDLGGEETRLVFEKVLTNLARAAPPVPGFRRQKGGKTSKVPKDFLLQMLGEERVTNFVIQEIVSSTLADYTKK from the exons ATGGCCACAGCGACGATGGCGATTTTCACGTTGACGTCACCTTCGCTGAAGCTTCTCAAGCGCTCTGAC TTTGTAGAATTTCAGAGTCTCCATCCTTGTGTACAGATATACCATCATGCATCGTTAACCAAGTTTGGCAACACAACAACCATTAATAGATGCCACAG GTGTTTTGATGGTTCTAGGGAATCAATTACCCCTAGCTTCTCTAAGCAATATCTGCAACATTTAGCCAAATCAGTATCTGCTGTTCGTTCAG TTACTATATCAGGTTTGGAGGCATCGATAGCAGATCCAGAGGAAAATGCAGTACATGTTAAAAATGCGAAGATTGTTGTTGAGTCTCGAGATGATGCTAAGCTACAA GTAAGAGTCGATTTGGGAGGAGAGGAAACCAGATTAGTGTTTGAGAAGGTTTTAACTAATTTAGCCCGTGCAGCTCCACCTGTTCCTGGATTTCGCAGACAGAAGGGAG GGAAAACATCAAAG GTCCCAAAagattttctacttcaaatgcTTGGTGAAGAACGTGTTACCAACTTTGTCATACAGGAAATTGTTAGCTCAACCTTGGCTGACTACACAAAGAAG TGA
- the LOC113775486 gene encoding uncharacterized protein LOC113775486 isoform X1 has product MTKRKAKSVKSREQRRGKKAMDLLAFNTQTHFHFPISKVIPPRRQRQCSANDLVLLSQFSKEECFSSNMRWKGQPVHERTKIKQLHTLRVISSGLEDSQASSSQFEEFSVTPCKTDKANELKISMVVEGKRTQAIFDDVFSSMVADAQPIPGFRRVKGGKTPNIPKNILLEILGPSKVYKQVIKRILSSTISDYVQKEGLSVGKDLRVQQSFEDLEATFEPGDQFKFEAILQCQD; this is encoded by the exons ATGACGAAGCGGAAAGCAAAGTCAGTGAAGAGCAGAGAgcaaagaagaggaaagaaagcTATGGACCTACTTGCATTTAACACTCAAACCCATTTTCATTTTCCAATTTCTAAG GTTATTCCACCTCGGAGGCAGAGGCAATGTAGTGCGAATGACTTGGTTCTTCTATCTCAATTTTCTAAAGAAGAATGCTTCTCTTCTAACATGAGGTGGAAAGGGCAACCTGTTCATGAAAG GACAAAAATTAAACAACTTCATACTCTTAGAGTTATATCTTCAG GTTTGGAAGATTCTCAAGCTTCTTCTTCCCaatttgaggaattttctgtaACGCCGTGTAAAACTGACAAAGCTAATGAATTGAAG ATAAGCATGGTTGTAGAAGGCAAAAGAACTCAAGCAATTTTTGATGATGTGTTTTCTTCGATGGTTGCTGATGCTCAGCCAATTCCAGGGTTTCGAAGAGTCAAAGGAG GAAAGACACCGAAT ATACCCAAAAACATTCTTTTGGAAATTCTTGGGCCATCAAAAGTTTACAAACAAGTCATTAAAAGAATATTAAGCTCTACCATCTCTGATTATGTGCAGAAG GAAGGTTTGTCAGTTGGTAAAGATTTGCGAGTGCAACAAAGTTTTGAAGATCTTGAAGCAACATTTGAACCCGGTGATCAGTTCAAATTTGAGGCCATCCTTCAGTGTCAAGATTGA
- the LOC113775486 gene encoding uncharacterized protein LOC113775486 isoform X2, producing MTKRKAKSVKSREQRRGKKAMDLLAFNTQTHFHFPISKVIPPRRQRQCSANDLVLLSQFSKEECFSSNMRWKGQPVHERTKIKQLHTLRVISSGLEDSQASSSQFEEFSVTPCKTDKANELKISMVVEGKRTQAIFDDVFSSMVADAQPIPGFRRVKGGKTPNEGLSVGKDLRVQQSFEDLEATFEPGDQFKFEAILQCQD from the exons ATGACGAAGCGGAAAGCAAAGTCAGTGAAGAGCAGAGAgcaaagaagaggaaagaaagcTATGGACCTACTTGCATTTAACACTCAAACCCATTTTCATTTTCCAATTTCTAAG GTTATTCCACCTCGGAGGCAGAGGCAATGTAGTGCGAATGACTTGGTTCTTCTATCTCAATTTTCTAAAGAAGAATGCTTCTCTTCTAACATGAGGTGGAAAGGGCAACCTGTTCATGAAAG GACAAAAATTAAACAACTTCATACTCTTAGAGTTATATCTTCAG GTTTGGAAGATTCTCAAGCTTCTTCTTCCCaatttgaggaattttctgtaACGCCGTGTAAAACTGACAAAGCTAATGAATTGAAG ATAAGCATGGTTGTAGAAGGCAAAAGAACTCAAGCAATTTTTGATGATGTGTTTTCTTCGATGGTTGCTGATGCTCAGCCAATTCCAGGGTTTCGAAGAGTCAAAGGAG GAAAGACACCGAAT GAAGGTTTGTCAGTTGGTAAAGATTTGCGAGTGCAACAAAGTTTTGAAGATCTTGAAGCAACATTTGAACCCGGTGATCAGTTCAAATTTGAGGCCATCCTTCAGTGTCAAGATTGA
- the LOC113775847 gene encoding uncharacterized protein LOC113775847 isoform X1 produces MATATMAIFTLTSPSLKLLKRSDFVEFQSLHPCVQIYHHASLTKFGNTTTINRCHRCFDGSRESITPSFSKQYLQHLAKSVSAVRSVTISGLEASIADPEENAVHVKNAKIVVESRDDAKLQVRVDLGGEETRLVFEKVLTNLARAAPPVPGFRRQKGGKTSKVPKDFLLQMLGEERVTNFVIQEIVSSTLADYTKKENLTVKGNKINTIQTAEELRSSFVPGKEFGFSATLELEILTAETSSQ; encoded by the exons ATGGCCACAGCGACGATGGCGATTTTCACGTTGACGTCACCTTCGCTGAAGCTTCTCAAGCGCTCTGAC TTTGTAGAATTTCAGAGTCTCCATCCTTGTGTACAGATATACCATCATGCATCGTTAACCAAGTTTGGCAACACAACAACCATTAATAGATGCCACAG GTGTTTTGATGGTTCTAGGGAATCAATTACCCCTAGCTTCTCTAAGCAATATCTGCAACATTTAGCCAAATCAGTATCTGCTGTTCGTTCAG TTACTATATCAGGTTTGGAGGCATCGATAGCAGATCCAGAGGAAAATGCAGTACATGTTAAAAATGCGAAGATTGTTGTTGAGTCTCGAGATGATGCTAAGCTACAA GTAAGAGTCGATTTGGGAGGAGAGGAAACCAGATTAGTGTTTGAGAAGGTTTTAACTAATTTAGCCCGTGCAGCTCCACCTGTTCCTGGATTTCGCAGACAGAAGGGAG GGAAAACATCAAAG GTCCCAAAagattttctacttcaaatgcTTGGTGAAGAACGTGTTACCAACTTTGTCATACAGGAAATTGTTAGCTCAACCTTGGCTGACTACACAAAGAAG GAAAATCTAACAGTGAAGGGCAACAAGATTAACACTATACAGACAGCTGAAGAACTCAGATCATCGTTTGTTCCTGGAAAAGAATTTGGATTTAGTGCTACACTAGAGCTTGAAATATTGACAGCCGAAACATCTAGCCAATAG
- the LOC113775847 gene encoding uncharacterized protein LOC113775847 isoform X4: protein MATATMAIFTLTSPSLKLLKRSDFVEFQSLHPCVQIYHHASLTKFGNTTTINRCHRESITPSFSKQYLQHLAKSVSAVRSGLEASIADPEENAVHVKNAKIVVESRDDAKLQVRVDLGGEETRLVFEKVLTNLARAAPPVPGFRRQKGGKTSKVPKDFLLQMLGEERVTNFVIQEIVSSTLADYTKKENLTVKGNKINTIQTAEELRSSFVPGKEFGFSATLELEILTAETSSQ, encoded by the exons ATGGCCACAGCGACGATGGCGATTTTCACGTTGACGTCACCTTCGCTGAAGCTTCTCAAGCGCTCTGAC TTTGTAGAATTTCAGAGTCTCCATCCTTGTGTACAGATATACCATCATGCATCGTTAACCAAGTTTGGCAACACAACAACCATTAATAGATGCCACAG GGAATCAATTACCCCTAGCTTCTCTAAGCAATATCTGCAACATTTAGCCAAATCAGTATCTGCTGTTCGTTCAG GTTTGGAGGCATCGATAGCAGATCCAGAGGAAAATGCAGTACATGTTAAAAATGCGAAGATTGTTGTTGAGTCTCGAGATGATGCTAAGCTACAA GTAAGAGTCGATTTGGGAGGAGAGGAAACCAGATTAGTGTTTGAGAAGGTTTTAACTAATTTAGCCCGTGCAGCTCCACCTGTTCCTGGATTTCGCAGACAGAAGGGAG GGAAAACATCAAAG GTCCCAAAagattttctacttcaaatgcTTGGTGAAGAACGTGTTACCAACTTTGTCATACAGGAAATTGTTAGCTCAACCTTGGCTGACTACACAAAGAAG GAAAATCTAACAGTGAAGGGCAACAAGATTAACACTATACAGACAGCTGAAGAACTCAGATCATCGTTTGTTCCTGGAAAAGAATTTGGATTTAGTGCTACACTAGAGCTTGAAATATTGACAGCCGAAACATCTAGCCAATAG